DNA from Amycolatopsis sp. DSM 110486:
GAGGCGTTGCGGGAGGTCGAGACCGCCGGCCGCGACACGATGACGGAGCTGCGGAACCTGCTCGGCCTGCTCGCACCGCCGGCCGACGGCGAGGAGCCGCCCGACCTCGCGCCGCAGCCCAGCCTCGCGCGGCTGAGCCCGCTCGTCGACCGGATCGCGTTCGCCGGGCTGCCGGTGGAGGTGCGCGTGTCGGGCGAGCCGCGGTCGCTGCCGTCCGGAGTGGACTTGACGGCGTACCGGATCATCCAGGAGGCGCTGACCAACGCGCTCAAGCACGGTGACGGGGGGAAGGCCGAGGTGACGGTGCGCTACACCGACCACTACCTGCGGGTCGAGGTGGTGAACAGCGGGCCGAGCGTGCTCACGGGCGGTTCGGCCGCCGCGTCCTCCTCGCAGGGGGAGGGGCGTGGCTTGCTCGGGCTGCGGGAACGCGTCGCGGCCTTCGGCGGTGACCTCGACGCGCGGCGCCGCCTCGGGGGCGGGTTCCGCGTGCGCGCCCGGATCCCGCTGGAGCGCCCGTGACCGCCCCGCGCGTCGTCATCGCCGACGACCAAGGCCTGGTCCGCACGGGCTTTCGCATGATCCTCACGGCCGGCGGCATCGACGTGGTCGGTGAAGCGGCCGACGGGGTGGCCGCGGTGGAGCTGGTGCGGGAGCTGCACCCGGACGTCGTGCTCATGGACATCCGCATGCCCGCCATGGACGGTCTCGAAGCCGCGCGCCGCGTCCTGGCCGACGACCCGCGCTGCAAGGTGCTGATGCTGACGACGTTCGACCTCGACAGCTACGTCTACCAAGCCCTCGCCGCCGGAGCGAGCGGCTTCCTGCTGAAGGACGTGACGCCGGAACACCTCGTGGCCGCCGTCCGGCTCGTCGACACCGGCGACGCGCTGCTGGCGCCCTCGATCACGCGGCGGCTCGTGGAACGGTTCGCCGCGGCCGCCGCTCCCGCTCCGGCCGCGGCAGCTCCGCCGACGCACCGAAACCTGTCCGCGCTGACCCCGCGCGAGCTCGAAGTCCTGACGCTGCTGGGCCGGGGCCGGTCCAACACCGAGCTGGCCACCGACCTCACCCTGAGCGAGGCGACGATCAAAACCCACGTCGCGCGCATCTTCGCGAAGCTGTCCCTGCGCGACCGCGCCCAAGCGGTGGTGCTGGCCTACGAAACCGGCCTGGTGTCGCCCGGGGACCCGCCGGCTTAGCCCTCGACCGCCTGCCGGACCGCCGGCACGACGTCTCGCGCGAAGCGCAGCACCT
Protein-coding regions in this window:
- a CDS encoding response regulator transcription factor; this translates as MTAPRVVIADDQGLVRTGFRMILTAGGIDVVGEAADGVAAVELVRELHPDVVLMDIRMPAMDGLEAARRVLADDPRCKVLMLTTFDLDSYVYQALAAGASGFLLKDVTPEHLVAAVRLVDTGDALLAPSITRRLVERFAAAAAPAPAAAAPPTHRNLSALTPRELEVLTLLGRGRSNTELATDLTLSEATIKTHVARIFAKLSLRDRAQAVVLAYETGLVSPGDPPA
- a CDS encoding sensor histidine kinase — protein: MWELGVAAVACLVAVVLAVRLILARRAAARALEQRGWLLERERESAAQQAVDAERARIARELHDIVSHNVSVMLVQAGAARLVVETEPAQAAEALREVETAGRDTMTELRNLLGLLAPPADGEEPPDLAPQPSLARLSPLVDRIAFAGLPVEVRVSGEPRSLPSGVDLTAYRIIQEALTNALKHGDGGKAEVTVRYTDHYLRVEVVNSGPSVLTGGSAAASSSQGEGRGLLGLRERVAAFGGDLDARRRLGGGFRVRARIPLERP